The genome window TGACCGCCGGACGACGCTCGAACTCGCCCTCAAACGTGCCTACCAGCGCAACGGCATCACCGACGACATCTCGACGCACAGCAATCCGAGTCCGACCATCCGCGAGATGATGGACGTGTTCGAGGATATGGTCGACGAACCTGAGGAATTCGTCGTCCGGTCCGACGAAGAGGCAGGGAAGATCAAGGAGGATGCGACGTGGCTCCTCGACCAGCTCCGCCCCTTCGAGGACGACGGTCGCCACGCCAACCTCGGCCAGGAATCCGACTTCGACATTCGGGACGAGAAGGTCATCTACCTCGACCTCGCCCAGCAAGAGGGCAGCGTCGACAGCAGCACGGCACTGACGATGCAGCTGCTGATCTCGCTGGTGTACGAGCGGGCGAAAGTCTCGGAGAAGGAGGTGGTGTTCTACATCGACGAGGCCCGCTACATCATGCAGGACGCCGCGAGCCTGGCGTTCCTCGAAACGGTGTTCCGCCACCACCGCCACCACGATCTCTCGATCCGGCTGGTCACCCAGACGGTCGACGAGTTCTTCGAGCACGCCGAATCCGAGGCGATCTTGGACCAGTGTGCCGTCAAGCAGTTCCATCGGCTGGACGGAATGGACAAGGAGTGGGCCGACGAGTTCGGGCTGAACTACGCGCAGATGCGGTTCGTCCAGGACGCCGTGCCCGGCAACGAGGACGCCGGCTTCTCCGAGGCGCTCGTCGGCGTCGACGGCGAGTGGCGCGGCATCCAGGTCAAAGCGATGCCCAAAGAGAAGCAAGTCATCGACTTCGAGCCAACCGAGCAACGGCGATCCTCGCTCCCCGGTACTGGCGAGAATGCTGTAGACGCGGATGTACAGGCGTTCCAAGACGAGATTGAACGCCGAGGGACTGACAACGGACAACTCCAATCTGAGCAGACGCCAACAGAGACTGATGGCGGCGAAACGGGAGGTGGCGACGATGCGTGAGTATCTTCGCGTGACGCCAACCTCCGAACCCCTCAATCCGGAGCGTCTACCGCAGGCACTGGAGAGCCTCCACAAACTGACCTCAACGGACTCGACAGGGCTAGCTGACAAACTCAATCCGCTACATAGCGACACACCGCTACGCTTCGAATTTCTCGCGCTCAGCGAGGGGAAAGATGACCCCGTCGAATTCTACTACGGTGCCGACGACCATCTGGATACCCTTGAGAAACGGCTCCGGTCGGTCTATCCCGAGACGTTCGACATCGAGCGTACCGAGGTCGACATCGCATCCCGACTCGTACAGCCTGTCGAATTCGACCGCGAGACATTCGTCGAGCACTATGAGTCAGGCGAGCTCACGTACGAGTTCGGCCCTGACGAGCAATACGAGAGTGGCACTGACGACAACAGTCAAGCGGGGTCAGGGGACGCCGAATCAGCCGCGGATGGCGGAACGGTCGGCGACCAGTCTGCCGACCACCTCATCGAGATCGGCGATACTGTCCTCGAACTCGCCCCACCAGATGCGATTCCCGAGGATGAGCCACTCACGACGCTTGCCAAACCAACGGTAACATCGGAGGGGACGATACTCGCCCGGCCAGCGTCCGAATCCGTCTCCCCACTCGGCGTGCGGTGGCAGGGGTCAGCGACTCGGAAACAGGACTGGATGACCTCACTCTCGCCATTCACTGCCGACGACGAAGCAGAACTCCCAGCCGTCGATCAGCCAGGTGGTGCGCTCGCGTCGCTTGTCGACCACCTGATGGAGGCGACAGCACCAGTAGCGTTCCAAGTCGTCTTCCAACGACGCGAGAGCTGGCAGTCCGATGCCGACCTTCGCAAGGAGGACGTCATCGACGGCCGAGACACACTCGCTCAGGAGATTATTGGCTCCCTTTTCGAACTCGACGATCAGTCGGAGAGCCGGGACAGAAACCAGCTGAGCGACGCCGTTGCAAAACGTGTCGCGGCAATCGAGGCGAAAAATCCGAAGCGGTCGTTCACCGCGAACATCCGCGCAATCGGGATTCCATCCGGTAGTGACGGTCGCGATGATCTCGATGAGCGGATACAGTCACTTGTCCCAGTATTCGACCCGCTTGACGGGCCGTACTACCAGGTTGCGGCCGAACGATTACGTGACAGCGGCTTCCGGGCAGCCACGAAAGAACGAAACGCACGAGCGGCGTTGCAGCGGCTCTTGGATCGTGAGATCACGACCGGCCGTGGGAAGACCCGACCGGAGTTCGTCCTGAGCGGCCGAGAACTCGCGAATTTCGTACTCGTGCCCTCCTCAGAACAGCTGACTGTCGAGGGGGCACGTGGGGCGCGTGCGGAACAGCAGAGTCGGAACCCATTGCCACGCCCCCACCAGGACCTCATGAGTGAATTCCGCGACGGGATGGCAATCGGGTATGCCCTCGACGACACCGGCGAGGCCGAAGACGAGCCGACACACATTCCACCCGGACTGCTGCCCACTCATTACGGCCGGTTCGGAACAACCGGCTCTGGGAAGTCGAAAGCCCTCATTAACGACCTGCTGTCGCTGTACGACAACACGGAGGGGCCGACGATCCTCATCATCCCGAAGAACGACGACATGGCCCAGAACTACATGCGGGCTCACGCACGCCGGTTCGGAATGACCGACCTCGAAGAGAATGTCGTCCACTTCCCGGTCCCAGACGTCCTCCCCGGCTTCTCGTTTTTCAATCTCGAACCGTCGATGGAGAGTGGACGGCGCCGCGAAGACGCCGTCCAACGGAAGGCCGACCACTACGAGGAGATTTTGAAGCTCGTGATGGGAACCGACCGCTACGAGCGGGCGACTGTGGCCCCGACTCTCATCAAGACACTCATCAAGGCTCTGTTCGACGAGGAATACGGGCGTGAGAACGGGCAGTACCGAGCATCGACGGACTACTTCGCCCACCGACAGCTCGAACACGTCGTCGACCAGCTTTGGGAGGCCGGGCCACCGAACGAGAACATCGGCGACGCCCCGCGGTCGAGCGACGAGGAGGTCACCCGGACGATTCGACGGCAGCTCCAGTTAGATCCGAACACCTTTGCGAACGTGATGGGTGGTGTCGGAAACCGCCTTGCGTACATTTCACAGGATACGCACCTGCGGCAGATATTCAACAATACCGAGAACCAGTTCGACTTTCGGGATGTCCTCGACGAGGATACGGTCATCCTCTTCGACCTCGGCGACCTCCGCGACGACGCCGCCCGGATCATGACCGGTGTGATCCTGACCAATCTCGATGCAGCTCTCAAGGACCGCAAACAGGCCCTCTCCCAGCACTCGGACGACTACGTCGTGAACTTGCTCGTCGACGAGGCAGCGTCGGTCGTGGTCTCCGACATCATGAATGATCTCCTCGAGAAAGGCCGGGGATTCCGGCTCTCTGTTGGCCTGTCGATGCAGTTCCCCGAACAGATGGAGGCTGAAGGTGGGCGGAAGATCTACCTGAATGCTCTGAACAACATCGGCAGTTCACTCATCGGGAAAATCAACGTCGACCGGGAACTGGCACGTGCGATGGCCCACGAAGAGATGGACCCTGCGGATTTCGCCAATCGGATCCGTTCGTTGCCGCGCGGAGAGTGGATCGCCAGCTTGCCAAGCCCGACGTTCGGTGAAACGGGGCCGTATCCGTTCAGTCTCGAACCACTCCCGATCCCACCGGGCCACCCCGAGAGCGAATCCCCGCTCACTGAGCGTGAAGAGGAGCAGTTCACTGAGACGCTCTCCTCGATGCACGAGGACATCAGTGACGAACACGGTGTGCCGGCTGAGCCAGACACCGCAACAACGAGCACACCTGCCGACGGACACGAGGTGCTCCATATCGGGAGCGACGACCTGGACGTCGCGATTGCGAACGTGATTCGGAGTCTGCAGCTTCGAGAGGGCTGCCGCGAGGAGAACGGCTGGGTGGCCGTTGAAGCAGTTGATGACGAACTCAGACGACTCTTTGACGACGTCGACGCCGAGCCGCCATCGTATGATGCACTCGCGGACATTCGAGAACGATCACGATACCTCGATACGACCGTCGATATCGACGCCGACGAGCTCCGCATCCGGCTCACTGACGCCGGCGAAGAGGTCGCGACGCCCGATACTGGTAGCGTGCAGGCCGCGGGTGGAAGTGCTCACGACGCAGCACTCCGCCAGATCGAGGAAGAACTCACTGCACTCGGTTTCACCGTCTCGATCCTCGCACAGGATGGCAGCGAGAAACCTGACGCGAGGGCGAGCCACCCCGACGTTGCCGATCGATTCGCCATCGAAGTCGAAACGACGACACCCGAGAATCCCGCAAAGGTGCTCACGAATCTCCGGAAAGCCCAAGAAGCAGGGGATATCCCGCTGTTTGTCGTTCGACCAGGAAACGACGAAACTGAGTGGGCCGAGCGTGTCGACGGCATTCTCACGCCACCCGTTCGCACCCTCCAGAATGGTGAGACACGGTTCTACACGACCGACTCGAATGTCACGTTCAACGGCGGAGCGACCGAAGACGGTGGGGTGACGGCCGTGCGACCGGCGAACGGCGACGAGAACGGGACCCAGAACATCTGGCAGCGTGATGGCGACGAGATCGTCCTTCGTGATGCCAGCGAGACGGAACACATCCGCCTCCCATCGCTTGAAAAACTCTCGAAAGATCGTGTTCCGGCCATCTACAGCTACGACCACGCTGCCGACGAGTACGTCGTATACGAGCACGGTGAACAACACATCTACGAGACGAAATCGGCGTTCGAGGACGACTGGGTGCGTATCAAGAAGCCATTCGTCCCCGAAGCCGAACTTCAGACACCCGATTATAGCCCCACGTCGTACGCTATCGTCATTCTCCCTGAAGAAGGCAACCCGGTCGTGTACGATACTGACGGTACGTACTCGATGGACACCCTACTCGATACCGTCACCACAAGTGGGTGCGAAGAAACGACAGGAGAACAGGCTGACCATATTCAGCAGGCGCCTCAGCCATCGATTGACAATATTGCTGATGATCCA of Halolamina sp. CBA1230 contains these proteins:
- a CDS encoding type IV secretory system conjugative DNA transfer family protein; its protein translation is MAAKREVATMREYLRVTPTSEPLNPERLPQALESLHKLTSTDSTGLADKLNPLHSDTPLRFEFLALSEGKDDPVEFYYGADDHLDTLEKRLRSVYPETFDIERTEVDIASRLVQPVEFDRETFVEHYESGELTYEFGPDEQYESGTDDNSQAGSGDAESAADGGTVGDQSADHLIEIGDTVLELAPPDAIPEDEPLTTLAKPTVTSEGTILARPASESVSPLGVRWQGSATRKQDWMTSLSPFTADDEAELPAVDQPGGALASLVDHLMEATAPVAFQVVFQRRESWQSDADLRKEDVIDGRDTLAQEIIGSLFELDDQSESRDRNQLSDAVAKRVAAIEAKNPKRSFTANIRAIGIPSGSDGRDDLDERIQSLVPVFDPLDGPYYQVAAERLRDSGFRAATKERNARAALQRLLDREITTGRGKTRPEFVLSGRELANFVLVPSSEQLTVEGARGARAEQQSRNPLPRPHQDLMSEFRDGMAIGYALDDTGEAEDEPTHIPPGLLPTHYGRFGTTGSGKSKALINDLLSLYDNTEGPTILIIPKNDDMAQNYMRAHARRFGMTDLEENVVHFPVPDVLPGFSFFNLEPSMESGRRREDAVQRKADHYEEILKLVMGTDRYERATVAPTLIKTLIKALFDEEYGRENGQYRASTDYFAHRQLEHVVDQLWEAGPPNENIGDAPRSSDEEVTRTIRRQLQLDPNTFANVMGGVGNRLAYISQDTHLRQIFNNTENQFDFRDVLDEDTVILFDLGDLRDDAARIMTGVILTNLDAALKDRKQALSQHSDDYVVNLLVDEAASVVVSDIMNDLLEKGRGFRLSVGLSMQFPEQMEAEGGRKIYLNALNNIGSSLIGKINVDRELARAMAHEEMDPADFANRIRSLPRGEWIASLPSPTFGETGPYPFSLEPLPIPPGHPESESPLTEREEEQFTETLSSMHEDISDEHGVPAEPDTATTSTPADGHEVLHIGSDDLDVAIANVIRSLQLREGCREENGWVAVEAVDDELRRLFDDVDAEPPSYDALADIRERSRYLDTTVDIDADELRIRLTDAGEEVATPDTGSVQAAGGSAHDAALRQIEEELTALGFTVSILAQDGSEKPDARASHPDVADRFAIEVETTTPENPAKVLTNLRKAQEAGDIPLFVVRPGNDETEWAERVDGILTPPVRTLQNGETRFYTTDSNVTFNGGATEDGGVTAVRPANGDENGTQNIWQRDGDEIVLRDASETEHIRLPSLEKLSKDRVPAIYSYDHAADEYVVYEHGEQHIYETKSAFEDDWVRIKKPFVPEAELQTPDYSPTSYAIVILPEEGNPVVYDTDGTYSMDTLLDTVTTSGCEETTGEQADHIQQAPQPSIDNIADDPEAVVERFAETHLVEDPESRVAAGDVYEIYEQWAEAHGIDTDSKPWFGRRLGNYVTFERNTDNENGDSVRYYEGLALKSE